In Trichomycterus rosablanca isolate fTriRos1 chromosome 4, fTriRos1.hap1, whole genome shotgun sequence, one DNA window encodes the following:
- the btr09 gene encoding bloodthirsty-related gene family, member 9, translating to MAKLFTREQLLCSICLEVFIDPVTTPCGHNSCKSCLTQCWETSQRCYCPLCNQTFTKKPKLNINTTLRDVAENFKKSGFDKPEIICDACTGAKLKALKSCLDCGLSLCASHLESHNYQPNLKNHKQIDPEENLQDYICQKHKRPLMLFCKDDETCVCLFCPVTDHKNHNTVPIEEASDKLKVQLKTTQKEIQQMIQDRIEKTEDIKCSLERCKKSKEEQISHGNEVFNALINSIEEKQDEMLNKIEEMQNEAERQAKGLIEELEQEMTIYPSMCSFPHNKNWTEINTKIDFTGETVRKTLSQLQKTINNNMNKEIEKLEQKSQQKAGECSWFNKHWPFLLLLMMLLFLILTLVENEMKIQSYAVNITLDPDTAHPALILSQDRKQVAQGNNWQELPYTPKRFAKSPCVLGKQGFNSGRFYFEVQVSGKTKWVLGVASKNINRKGPIFLTPKNGYWTLGLRDRGGYTAFAGPSVLLTLRKKPEKVGVFVDYEESLVAFYNADTRSLIYSFSGQSFTKTLYPFFSPELNEKGNTAPLIILN from the exons TTACCCGTGAGCAGCTGCTGTGCTCCATCTGTCTGGAAGTGTTTATCGATCCAGTCACCACACCATGTGGACACAACTCTTGCAAGAGCTGCCTTACACAGTGCTGGGAGACCAGTCAACGTTGTTATTGTCCACTGTGTAACCAGACATTTACCAAGAAACCAAAACTCAACATTAACACAACACTGAGAGATGTTGCAGAAAACTTCAAGAAAAGTGGTTTTGACAAGCCAGAAATTATTTGTGATGCCTGTACTGGAGCAAAGCTAAAGGCCTTGAAATCCTGTCTGGATTGTGGTCTGTCTTTATGTGCATCTCATTTGGAGTCTCATAATTATCAGCCAAACCTTAAAAATCACAAACAAATAGATCCTGAGGAGAACCTTCAGGATTACATCTGCCAAAAACATAAGAGACCTCTAATGCTGTTCTGTAAAGACGACGAGACATGTGTTTGTCTGTTCTGCCCTGTAACCGACCATAAGAATCACAACACTGTTCCTATAGAGGAGGCGAGTGATAAACTAAAG GTTCAGTTGAAGACAAcccaaaaagaaatacagcaaatGATCCAGGACAGAATAGAGAAAACGGAGGATATCAAGTGCTCACTAGAGCGCTGCAAA AAAAGCAAAGAGGAACAGATTTCTCACGGCAATGAAGTCTTCAATGCCTTAATTAATTCAATTGAGGAAAAGCAGGATGAGATGCTCAACAAGATAGAGGAGATGCAGAATGAAGCAGAGAGACAGGCTAAAGGACTTATTGAAGAGCTGGAGCAGGAAATGACT ATTTATCCATCCATGTGCAGCTTCCCACACAACAAGAACTGGACTGAGATCAATACTAAGATTGATTTTACAGGGGAGACTGTAAGGAAAACACTGTCCCAGCTCCAGAAAACAATCAACAACAACATGAATAAGGAAATTGAAAAGTTAG AACAGAAAAGCCAGCAAAAGGCAGGAG AATGTAGTTGGTTTAACAAACACTGGCCATTTTTGCTGCTGCTAatgatgctgctgtttctgatacTTACATTAGTGGAAAATGAGATGAAGATCCAGTCATATGCAG TGAATATTACTCTGGATCCTGATACGGCTCACCCTGCACTTATCCTGTCTCAAGACAGAAAACAAGTAGCACAAGGCAACAACTGGCAGGAGCTTCCTTACACACCAAAGAGGTTTGCTAAAAGTCCCTGTGTTCTCGGAAAACAAGGTTTTAACTCTGGAAGATTTTATTTTGAAGTGCAAGTCAGTGGGAAGACTAAGTGGGTTTTAGGAGTGGCCAGTAAGAACATTAACAGAAAGGGCCCGATTTTTTTGACTCCTAAGAATGGATATTGGACTTTGGGTCTCAGAGATCGGGGTGGGTACACGGCTTTTGCTGGTCCCTCTGTCCTCCTCACCCTGAGAAAGAAACCAGAGAAGGTGGGGGTGTTTGTGGATTATGAGGAGAGTCTGGTTGCCTTTTATAATGCAGACACTCGTTCTCTTATCTACTCATTTTCTGGTCAGTCTTTCACTAAAACACTTTATCCATTTTTCAGTCCCGAATTAAATGAGAAAGGAAACACTGCACCTCTAATCATACTGAATTAA